The following proteins come from a genomic window of Enterobacter chengduensis:
- a CDS encoding LysR family transcriptional regulator: MSFQVKFHHLRAFVEVARQGSIRGASRTLNLSQPALTKSIKELEEGMAAQLFVRRSKGVALTECGEGFYQRARLILEELRAAQDDIRQRQGELAGQINIGMGASVSRTLMPAVITRFHAQHPQVKVRIMEGQLVSMINELRQGELDFTINTYYQGPYDHEFTFEKLFEKPFAVFCREGHPATGATSINELLHYNWTMPTPRGSYYKQLEEVFNHRSQIPRIGVVCETFSSCISLVAQSDFLSILPQELGCDPLLAHRLVMLPVVESLPKATYYLIQRRDSRQTPLAESLITQFRREARKIVVA; the protein is encoded by the coding sequence ATGTCATTCCAGGTTAAATTCCATCATCTCCGGGCGTTTGTTGAGGTTGCGCGTCAGGGCAGCATTCGCGGCGCCAGCAGGACGCTGAATCTTTCGCAACCGGCGCTGACCAAATCCATCAAAGAGCTGGAGGAGGGGATGGCGGCGCAGCTTTTCGTGCGCAGGAGTAAGGGCGTCGCGTTGACCGAATGCGGTGAGGGTTTTTACCAGCGCGCCAGGTTGATTCTGGAGGAGCTGCGCGCGGCGCAGGATGACATCCGTCAGCGGCAGGGGGAACTTGCAGGACAGATCAACATCGGGATGGGGGCCAGCGTGTCACGCACGCTTATGCCTGCCGTCATCACCCGCTTTCATGCGCAGCATCCGCAGGTCAAGGTGCGGATTATGGAAGGGCAGCTGGTGTCGATGATCAATGAATTACGCCAGGGCGAACTGGACTTTACCATCAACACCTATTATCAGGGGCCTTACGACCACGAATTTACGTTTGAAAAACTCTTCGAAAAGCCGTTTGCGGTATTTTGCCGGGAAGGGCATCCGGCGACGGGAGCAACGTCTATTAATGAACTTTTGCATTATAACTGGACAATGCCGACGCCGCGGGGAAGTTATTATAAGCAATTAGAAGAGGTATTTAACCATCGTTCGCAAATACCGCGAATTGGTGTGGTTTGTGAAACGTTTTCATCCTGCATTAGCCTGGTCGCGCAAAGTGATTTTTTAAGCATATTGCCGCAGGAGCTAGGCTGTGACCCGCTGCTGGCGCACCGCCTGGTCATGCTGCCGGTGGTCGAATCGCTCCCTAAAGCAACCTATTATTTAATTCAGCGTCGTGATTCACGTCAGACTCCGCTCGCTGAATCATTAATTACGCAATTCAGAAGGGAAGCGAGAAAAATAGTCGTTGCGTGA
- a CDS encoding IS3-like element ISSen4 family transposase (programmed frameshift) produces MKKRFSDEQIISILREAEAGVPARELCRKHAISDATFYTWRKKYGGMEVPEVKRLKSLEEENTRLKKLLAEAMLDKEALQVALGRKLLTTDQKREAVMLMCDATGLSQRRACRLTGLSLSTCRYEAHRPAADAHLSGRITELALERRRFGYRRIWQLLRREGLHVNHKRVYRLYHLSGLGVKRRRRRKGLATERLPLLRPAAPNLTWSMDFVMDALSTGRRIKCLTCVDDFTKECLTVTVAFGISGVQVTRILDSIALFRGYPATIRTDQGPEFTCRALDQWAFEHGVELRLIQPGKPTQNGFIESFNGRFRDECLNEHWFSDIVHARKIINDWRQDYNECRPHSTLNYQTPSEFAAGWRKGHSENEDSDVTN; encoded by the exons ATGAAGAAGCGTTTTTCCGACGAACAGATCATCAGTATTCTCCGCGAAGCCGAAGCTGGGGTACCCGCCCGTGAACTCTGCCGCAAGCATGCCATTTCCGATGCCACGTTTTACACCTGGCGTAAGAAGTATGGCGGTATGGAGGTGCCTGAAGTTAAGCGCCTGAAGTCGCTTGAGGAAGAGAACACCAGACTCAAGAAGCTGCTTGCCGAAGCCATGCTGGATAAAGAGGCGCTTCAGGTGGCTCTTGGGCGAAAGT TACTGACGACAGACCAGAAGCGGGAAGCCGTGATGTTGATGTGTGATGCGACCGGTCTGTCGCAACGTCGTGCCTGCAGGCTTACAGGTTTATCCCTGTCGACCTGCCGCTATGAGGCTCACCGTCCGGCTGCTGATGCGCATTTATCAGGGCGCATCACTGAGCTGGCACTGGAGCGCAGGCGTTTTGGCTACCGTCGTATTTGGCAGTTGCTGCGCCGTGAAGGGCTTCATGTTAATCATAAGCGCGTGTACCGGCTTTATCACCTCAGTGGCCTGGGCGTAAAACGCAGAAGACGTCGTAAAGGGCTGGCAACAGAACGTCTGCCGCTGCTCCGTCCGGCGGCGCCCAATCTGACCTGGTCGATGGATTTCGTCATGGACGCACTTTCCACCGGTCGCAGGATCAAGTGTCTTACCTGCGTCGATGATTTCACAAAGGAATGCCTGACGGTCACTGTTGCCTTTGGGATTTCAGGCGTTCAGGTCACGCGTATTCTGGACAGCATTGCACTGTTTCGAGGCTATCCGGCGACGATAAGAACTGACCAGGGGCCGGAGTTCACTTGCCGTGCACTGGATCAATGGGCCTTTGAGCATGGTGTTGAGTTGCGCTTAATCCAGCCGGGCAAGCCAACGCAGAACGGATTTATTGAGAGCTTTAACGGACGATTTCGCGATGAATGTTTGAATGAGCACTGGTTCAGCGATATCGTTCATGCCAGGAAAATTATTAATGACTGGCGGCAGGATTATAACGAATGCCGCCCGCACTCCACGCTGAATTATCAGACACCGTCTGAATTTGCAGCGGGCTGGAGAAAGGGTCATTCTGAGAATGAAGATTCCGACGTTACTAACTGA
- a CDS encoding Y-family DNA polymerase, translating into MFALCDVNAFYASCETVFRPDLKGRPVVVLSNNDGCVISRSAEAKTFVKMGEPYFKQKALFRQHGVVCFSSNYELYADMSNRVMTTLEEMSPHSEIYSIDEIFCDLTGVHNCRDLSEFGHELRNTVLQRTHLTVGVGIAPTKTLAKLANHAAKRWQQQTGGVVDLSNVERQRKLMAALPVDDVWGVGRRITKNLEMMGIKTVLQLADTDIRFIKKHFNVVLERTVRELRGEPCLELEEFAPVKKEIVCSRSFGDRITEYEDMRQAICSYAARAAEKLRHEHQYCQFISAFVKTSPFAVNETYYGNSASMKLLTPTQDSRDIIAAATRCLDIIWKSGCRYQKAGVMLGDFFSHGVAQLSLFDENTPRKNSQKLMDVLDHLNTEKGRGTLYFAGQGIQQKWQMKREMLSPRYTTRFADLLTVK; encoded by the coding sequence ATGTTTGCTCTCTGTGATGTGAACGCGTTCTATGCTTCCTGCGAAACCGTTTTTCGCCCTGACCTAAAGGGGCGCCCCGTCGTAGTTTTGTCGAATAACGATGGTTGCGTCATCTCCCGTTCAGCTGAAGCAAAAACCTTTGTGAAAATGGGTGAACCCTACTTCAAACAAAAAGCTCTCTTCAGACAGCATGGTGTAGTGTGCTTCAGTAGTAACTATGAACTGTACGCGGATATGTCCAACCGGGTGATGACAACCCTTGAAGAGATGTCTCCTCACAGCGAAATATATTCCATTGATGAGATCTTCTGTGATCTTACTGGAGTGCATAACTGCCGGGATCTGAGCGAATTTGGCCATGAGCTCAGGAATACCGTTCTACAGCGAACGCATCTGACCGTGGGGGTCGGCATCGCCCCGACAAAAACACTGGCTAAACTAGCGAATCATGCGGCCAAACGATGGCAACAGCAGACAGGGGGAGTGGTTGATTTATCAAATGTCGAGCGCCAGAGGAAATTGATGGCGGCTCTACCCGTGGATGATGTTTGGGGGGTAGGCCGACGCATCACGAAGAATCTTGAAATGATGGGGATCAAAACGGTGTTGCAATTGGCAGATACCGATATCCGGTTCATCAAAAAACACTTCAATGTCGTGCTGGAAAGAACGGTCCGTGAATTACGGGGTGAACCGTGTCTTGAGCTGGAAGAGTTTGCACCGGTAAAGAAGGAAATCGTCTGCTCTCGCTCTTTCGGCGATCGCATTACGGAATACGAAGATATGCGCCAGGCCATTTGTAGCTATGCCGCCCGGGCAGCAGAAAAACTTCGTCATGAACATCAATATTGTCAATTTATCTCGGCATTTGTGAAAACGTCTCCCTTCGCGGTCAATGAGACCTATTACGGTAATAGTGCCTCAATGAAACTTCTCACACCAACTCAGGACAGCAGAGATATTATTGCTGCTGCGACACGCTGTTTAGATATAATTTGGAAAAGTGGATGTCGATACCAGAAAGCCGGAGTGATGCTGGGAGATTTTTTTAGCCATGGCGTCGCACAACTTAGTCTGTTTGACGAAAATACACCCAGAAAAAATAGCCAAAAGTTAATGGATGTATTAGATCACCTCAATACAGAAAAAGGTCGTGGAACACTTTACTTTGCGGGACAGGGTATTCAGCAAAAATGGCAGATGAAACGGGAAATGCTCTCACCTCGATACACAACACGATTTGCTGATCTACTCACTGTTAAGTGA
- a CDS encoding translesion error-prone DNA polymerase V autoproteolytic subunit, which produces MQFFIPTELRQIVALPMFNDLVPCGFPSPAQDYVERRIDLNELMIPHPSATYFVKSSGDSMIDAGIDEGDLLVVDSSRKAEHGSIVIAAVDGEFTVKRLQLHPFVMLKPENALYKPIIIGSEDNLDIFGVVTYIVKSAS; this is translated from the coding sequence ATGCAGTTTTTCATACCAACCGAACTACGCCAGATTGTGGCACTCCCCATGTTCAATGATCTTGTTCCCTGCGGCTTTCCCAGCCCTGCGCAGGACTACGTTGAGCGTCGTATCGATCTGAATGAACTGATGATTCCACACCCCAGCGCGACCTATTTTGTGAAATCCAGCGGTGATTCAATGATTGATGCCGGAATCGACGAGGGTGATCTACTGGTCGTGGATAGTTCCCGCAAGGCTGAACATGGCAGCATTGTTATTGCTGCTGTCGACGGTGAATTCACGGTGAAGCGTCTGCAACTGCACCCTTTCGTCATGCTCAAACCTGAGAATGCCTTGTACAAGCCTATTATAATCGGCAGCGAAGACAATCTGGATATTTTCGGCGTGGTGACCTATATCGTGAAATCTGCGAGTTGA
- the yajD gene encoding HNH nuclease YajD yields MALIPKNYARLESGYREKALKIYPWVCGRCSREFVYSNLRELTVHHIDHDHTNNPEDGSNWELLCLFCHDHEHSKYTEADQYGTTVVAGEDAQKDMGVATFNPFADLKAMMDKKK; encoded by the coding sequence ATGGCTTTGATCCCTAAAAACTACGCGCGGCTGGAAAGCGGCTATCGCGAAAAAGCGTTAAAAATCTATCCATGGGTGTGTGGGCGCTGCTCGCGCGAGTTTGTCTATTCCAACCTGCGCGAACTTACGGTTCACCATATCGATCACGACCATACCAACAATCCGGAAGATGGCAGCAACTGGGAGCTGTTGTGTCTGTTCTGCCACGATCACGAACATTCGAAATACACCGAGGCGGATCAATACGGCACCACCGTGGTGGCCGGGGAAGATGCGCAAAAAGACATGGGCGTCGCCACGTTTAACCCGTTTGCCGATTTAAAGGCGATGATGGATAAGAAGAAGTAA
- a CDS encoding PhzF family phenazine biosynthesis protein: MKRRYVVADVFTDTPFLGNPVAVVLDAEGMTKEQMQQVAVEFGYSETTFVLPPENPANTARVRIFTPSREIPFAGHPNVGTAYVLAHHAAMNHQHLPDTLLFEEIAGLVPVRLLRDNETVTGAELRVPEALSCRSEVSPEMVAACLSLSADDIRTEVHMPVVASVGLPFLIAELASREALRRCVPNLQGFRATLPLDGAVSLYAYTLDTDSGAPCDVQARMFTPRMTEDPATGSATAAATALLALHRNKTTLDLTISQGVDMGRASVLFAGYDATSGKAVVRVGGNCVMTLEGTFTL, encoded by the coding sequence ATGAAAAGACGCTATGTTGTTGCCGATGTATTTACCGATACGCCGTTTCTGGGTAACCCTGTCGCCGTCGTACTGGATGCAGAGGGCATGACTAAAGAACAGATGCAGCAGGTCGCCGTTGAGTTTGGTTACAGCGAAACGACGTTTGTATTGCCGCCAGAGAATCCCGCCAACACGGCGCGCGTCCGAATTTTTACCCCCTCGCGCGAGATCCCCTTCGCCGGCCATCCCAATGTAGGGACCGCGTACGTGCTGGCCCATCACGCTGCGATGAATCATCAGCACCTGCCCGATACGCTGCTCTTCGAGGAAATCGCCGGCCTGGTACCCGTGCGCCTGCTGCGTGACAACGAGACGGTAACTGGCGCAGAACTCCGCGTACCTGAAGCACTCTCCTGTCGCTCTGAGGTCAGCCCGGAAATGGTAGCTGCCTGCTTATCCCTCAGCGCGGACGATATTCGTACCGAGGTACATATGCCTGTGGTCGCGTCGGTGGGTCTGCCCTTCCTGATAGCCGAGCTGGCTTCCCGGGAAGCGCTCCGTCGATGCGTACCGAATTTACAGGGCTTTCGCGCAACGTTACCGCTGGATGGCGCCGTTTCCCTCTATGCCTATACCCTGGATACCGATTCCGGTGCTCCCTGCGATGTACAAGCGCGCATGTTTACTCCTCGCATGACGGAAGACCCTGCAACCGGCAGCGCAACCGCGGCTGCGACGGCGCTGCTGGCATTGCACCGCAATAAAACGACGCTTGATCTGACAATCAGTCAGGGGGTCGATATGGGACGGGCAAGCGTACTGTTCGCAGGATACGATGCCACCTCAGGAAAGGCGGTGGTTCGCGTTGGCGGAAACTGCGTAATGACGCTTGAAGGCACATTCACCCTCTAA
- a CDS encoding LLM class flavin-dependent oxidoreductase has product MKKIGFLSFGHWTPSPQSGTRSAADTLLQSIDLAVAAEELGADGAYFRVHHFARQLSSPFPLLAAVGAKTKTIEIGTGVIDMRYENPMYMAEDAGAADLISGGRLQLGISRGSPEQVIDGWRHFGYVPQEGETESDMARRHTEVLLEVLRGEGFAKPNPQPMFPNPPGLLRLEPYSEGLRERIWWGAGSNATAVWAATLGMNLQSSTLKDDETGEPFHIQQAKQIRAYRQAWKEAGHTRQPRVSVSRSIFALMDDRDRMYFGASRNDSDSVGYLDEKTRAIFGRSYAAEPDKLIEQLKKDEAIAEADTLLLTVPNQLGVDYNAHVIESILKHVAPAMGWRE; this is encoded by the coding sequence ATGAAAAAGATCGGGTTTTTATCCTTTGGTCACTGGACGCCGTCACCGCAGTCCGGCACGCGCTCGGCGGCAGATACGCTGCTGCAGTCCATCGATTTAGCCGTGGCGGCTGAAGAGCTGGGGGCCGACGGCGCCTATTTCCGCGTGCACCACTTTGCCCGACAGCTTAGCTCGCCGTTTCCTCTGCTGGCCGCCGTCGGGGCAAAAACGAAAACCATTGAAATCGGTACGGGCGTGATTGATATGCGCTATGAAAATCCGATGTACATGGCCGAGGATGCGGGCGCGGCGGATCTGATTTCCGGCGGTCGCCTGCAGCTTGGCATCAGCCGGGGCTCTCCGGAGCAGGTCATTGATGGCTGGCGGCATTTCGGCTATGTCCCGCAGGAAGGCGAAACCGAATCGGATATGGCGCGCCGCCATACCGAGGTGCTGCTTGAGGTGCTGCGCGGAGAAGGATTTGCAAAGCCGAACCCGCAGCCGATGTTCCCGAATCCGCCGGGGCTGCTGCGCCTGGAGCCTTATTCCGAAGGGCTGCGCGAGCGTATCTGGTGGGGCGCGGGTTCCAATGCGACGGCCGTATGGGCCGCAACGCTGGGAATGAACCTGCAAAGCTCAACCCTGAAAGACGATGAAACCGGTGAGCCGTTCCATATTCAGCAGGCAAAACAGATCCGTGCCTACCGTCAGGCCTGGAAAGAGGCCGGGCATACGCGTCAGCCGCGCGTCTCGGTCAGCCGCAGTATTTTTGCCCTGATGGACGACCGCGACCGGATGTACTTTGGTGCCAGCCGCAACGACAGCGACAGCGTGGGTTATCTTGATGAGAAAACGCGCGCGATCTTTGGCCGCAGCTATGCCGCGGAGCCGGACAAGCTGATTGAACAGCTGAAAAAGGACGAGGCAATTGCCGAAGCGGATACGTTACTGCTGACCGTGCCGAACCAGCTGGGTGTGGATTACAATGCGCACGTGATTGAGTCTATTCTCAAACATGTCGCGCCGGCCATGGGCTGGCGCGAGTAG
- a CDS encoding AI-2E family transporter, with protein MAKPIITLNGLKIVIMLGMLVIILTGVRFAADIIVPFILALFIAVILNPLVQRMTRLRIPRVLAIAMLISIIIVAMVLLVAYLGTSLNELARTLPKYRSSLAIPLLQLEPWLQRAGIEVSVEELLKYIDPNAAMTIVTSLLAQLSNAMTSIFLLFLTVVFMLLEVPQLPAKLQQIMVRPVEGMGAIQRALDSVSRYLVLKTAISLVTGGVVWMMLLALDVRFAFVWGLLAFALNYIPNIGSVLAAIPPILQVLVFSGLYDALILLAGYLVINLVFGNILEPRMMGRGLGLSTLVVFLSLIFWGWLLGPVGMLLSVPLTIIVKIGLEQTAGGQSIAVLLSDMSHR; from the coding sequence ATGGCTAAACCCATTATTACCCTGAACGGGTTAAAAATTGTCATCATGCTGGGCATGCTGGTGATCATACTGACGGGCGTGCGGTTTGCCGCCGACATTATCGTGCCGTTTATTCTGGCCCTGTTTATTGCGGTGATCCTTAACCCGCTGGTACAGCGCATGACGCGGCTACGCATCCCGCGCGTGTTGGCGATCGCGATGCTTATCAGCATCATCATCGTGGCGATGGTGCTGCTGGTGGCGTATCTGGGGACCTCGCTCAATGAGCTGGCGCGCACGCTGCCGAAATACCGCTCTTCGCTGGCCATTCCGCTGCTGCAGCTGGAACCCTGGCTGCAGCGCGCGGGTATTGAGGTTTCGGTTGAGGAGCTGCTGAAATATATCGACCCTAACGCGGCCATGACGATCGTCACCAGCCTGCTGGCGCAGCTTTCCAATGCCATGACCTCCATTTTCCTGCTGTTTTTAACGGTGGTGTTCATGCTGCTGGAAGTGCCGCAGCTGCCGGCAAAACTGCAGCAGATAATGGTCCGGCCGGTTGAGGGGATGGGGGCGATTCAACGGGCGCTGGACAGCGTCTCCCGCTACCTTGTGCTAAAAACGGCTATTAGCCTGGTCACGGGCGGTGTTGTCTGGATGATGCTTCTGGCGCTGGACGTGCGCTTTGCGTTTGTCTGGGGGTTGCTGGCGTTTGCGCTTAACTACATCCCTAACATCGGCTCCGTGCTGGCGGCGATCCCCCCTATCCTTCAGGTACTGGTTTTCAGCGGGCTTTACGACGCGCTGATCCTGCTGGCCGGATATCTGGTCATCAATCTGGTGTTCGGTAACATTCTCGAACCACGCATGATGGGACGTGGGCTGGGACTCTCGACGCTGGTGGTCTTTTTGTCCCTGATTTTCTGGGGCTGGCTGCTTGGCCCCGTTGGGATGCTGCTCTCCGTCCCGCTGACCATCATCGTCAAGATTGGTCTGGAACAGACGGCGGGCGGGCAAAGCATCGCCGTGCTGCTGAGCGATATGAGCCATCGATAG
- the mdtJ gene encoding multidrug/spermidine efflux SMR transporter subunit MdtJ, protein MFYWILLALAIIAEITGTLSMKWASISDGNTGFILMLVMISLSYIFLSFAVKKIALGVAYALWEGIGILLITLFSVLIFDETLTTMKIAGLTTLVAGIVLIKSGTRKPGKQPKEQNHAAV, encoded by the coding sequence ATGTTTTACTGGATCCTATTAGCGCTGGCTATTATCGCTGAAATAACCGGCACGCTTTCTATGAAATGGGCAAGCATCAGCGATGGCAACACCGGTTTTATTTTGATGCTGGTGATGATTTCACTTTCTTATATTTTCCTCTCGTTTGCGGTGAAAAAAATTGCGCTGGGCGTCGCGTATGCCCTGTGGGAAGGGATCGGTATTTTGTTGATTACGCTGTTCAGCGTGCTGATATTTGACGAAACATTAACAACAATGAAGATCGCCGGATTAACGACGCTGGTCGCGGGTATTGTGCTGATTAAGTCCGGTACCCGTAAACCGGGTAAACAGCCGAAGGAGCAGAACCATGCAGCAGTTTGA
- the mdtI gene encoding multidrug/spermidine efflux SMR transporter subunit MdtI, with translation MQQFEWVHAAWLGLAIVLEILANVLLKFSDGFRRKLYGLMSIAAVLGAFSALSQAVKGIDLSVAYALWGGFGIAATLAAGWVLFGQRLNNKGWIGLVLLLAGMIMIKLA, from the coding sequence ATGCAGCAGTTTGAGTGGGTTCATGCGGCCTGGCTGGGGCTCGCCATCGTGCTGGAAATTCTGGCAAACGTTCTGCTGAAATTCTCCGACGGTTTTCGCCGTAAACTGTACGGCCTGATGTCGATTGCCGCGGTTCTGGGGGCGTTCAGCGCCCTGTCGCAGGCGGTAAAAGGGATCGATCTTTCGGTCGCCTATGCGCTGTGGGGCGGTTTTGGTATCGCCGCCACGCTGGCCGCTGGCTGGGTGCTCTTCGGCCAGCGTTTAAATAACAAGGGCTGGATCGGGCTGGTACTGCTGCTTGCCGGTATGATTATGATAAAACTTGCCTGA
- a CDS encoding bifunctional diguanylate cyclase/phosphodiesterase, producing the protein MYRTLSWRNIPNARTLFAMVFMAGIGLIISIVALLYLSLHLISTKTNEIDEHRTALSVQGAIQTSVNRVSSLVLDNAVWDDAVREVYRPTLDTDWLYSTWGAGFKINNLYDGTFVLDEHFNVIWGSFQSRPFNEKNLDFFGKGLKALIAEHGRALAGEKNIYAGISRTRSGIAFVGIGLIRPMMGRLQVSDGTRRYLVITRHLNARILSDLGATFQIDNLHFTPEKINALSMPLRSSAGELLGYLNWQARLPGAQAARAASSDIRQIVVLASGLILLFILVSSVGLYKLARGESQARLVARTDWLSHLPNRRALIETLDRVRLRGDTDVKSVVFIDLDGFKDVNDIYGHSVGDDLIVAIAKTLNERVPPGGMLARMGGDEFAMTIGGDDAEAQATAFAVSVLDYLATPVQLGERTIHIGASIGIASGTLTECSSSELFRRADIAMYHAKMSGKGRITHYDAELNSARERKLAIENQIRSGLERDEFEVWYQPIIDARSQAMSSVEALVRWPRRPGGPLGPDTFIAIAETSGLIYSLGQFVLQRACQDLQPYGELKLSVNISPAQFRDPAFEEKVASVLEITRFPAHRLQLEVTESYVLENPERARMAIANLKALGTAVALDDFGTGYSSIGYLRRFNFDTIKIDKSLAGLVDNDEQAAALVSGTVRIANALGMSVVAEGVENEKQMKLLRLAGCDQLQGFWFSQPMPIESIRALRKVKRC; encoded by the coding sequence ATGTATCGCACATTAAGCTGGCGCAATATTCCCAACGCGAGAACGTTGTTTGCCATGGTCTTCATGGCGGGGATCGGCTTAATCATCTCCATCGTCGCACTGCTCTATCTTTCCCTGCATCTTATCAGCACCAAAACCAATGAAATTGATGAGCACCGCACGGCGCTTTCCGTGCAGGGCGCTATTCAGACATCGGTTAACCGCGTCTCATCTCTGGTACTTGATAACGCCGTCTGGGACGACGCGGTGCGTGAGGTCTATCGTCCCACGCTGGATACCGACTGGTTGTACAGCACCTGGGGTGCCGGCTTTAAAATCAATAATCTCTATGACGGCACCTTCGTGCTGGATGAACATTTCAACGTTATCTGGGGTTCGTTTCAAAGCCGACCCTTTAACGAAAAAAATCTCGACTTCTTTGGCAAAGGCCTCAAAGCGCTTATCGCCGAGCACGGGCGAGCGCTGGCGGGTGAAAAAAATATCTATGCGGGGATCAGCCGGACGCGAAGCGGCATCGCCTTTGTCGGCATTGGGCTGATTCGCCCCATGATGGGCAGGTTACAGGTCAGCGACGGAACGCGGCGCTATCTGGTGATCACCCGCCATCTGAACGCCAGAATCTTATCCGACCTGGGGGCGACCTTTCAGATCGATAACCTTCACTTTACGCCGGAAAAAATTAACGCGCTGAGTATGCCGCTGCGCAGTTCGGCAGGGGAGCTGCTGGGCTATCTTAACTGGCAGGCCCGGCTTCCGGGGGCGCAGGCTGCCCGGGCGGCCTCCTCTGATATCAGGCAGATTGTGGTGCTGGCCTCGGGGCTCATCCTGCTTTTTATTCTGGTGAGCAGCGTGGGGCTGTACAAGCTTGCGCGCGGCGAAAGTCAGGCGCGTCTGGTCGCAAGAACCGACTGGCTGAGCCATCTGCCGAACCGACGCGCGCTTATCGAGACGCTCGATCGGGTGCGTTTGCGCGGCGATACCGACGTCAAAAGCGTGGTGTTTATCGATCTGGACGGTTTTAAAGATGTGAATGACATCTACGGCCACAGCGTGGGCGATGACCTCATCGTGGCGATAGCGAAAACGCTCAATGAACGCGTGCCGCCGGGCGGGATGCTGGCGCGCATGGGCGGGGATGAGTTCGCCATGACCATCGGCGGTGATGATGCAGAGGCTCAGGCAACCGCTTTTGCCGTTTCCGTACTGGATTATCTCGCCACCCCGGTTCAGCTGGGGGAACGGACAATCCATATCGGTGCCAGCATCGGTATCGCCAGCGGAACGCTGACGGAATGCAGCAGTTCCGAACTGTTTCGCCGCGCCGATATAGCCATGTATCACGCAAAAATGAGCGGGAAAGGGCGCATCACCCACTACGACGCGGAGCTAAACAGCGCCCGGGAACGCAAGCTGGCGATTGAAAACCAGATCCGCAGCGGTCTGGAACGCGATGAGTTTGAGGTCTGGTATCAGCCGATTATTGATGCCCGCAGTCAGGCCATGAGCAGCGTCGAAGCGCTGGTCCGCTGGCCGCGTCGCCCGGGCGGGCCGCTTGGCCCGGACACCTTTATCGCCATTGCGGAGACCAGCGGCCTGATTTACAGCCTGGGTCAGTTTGTGCTGCAGCGGGCCTGCCAGGATCTCCAGCCGTACGGTGAATTAAAGCTCTCCGTGAATATCTCCCCCGCGCAGTTCCGCGATCCTGCCTTCGAAGAAAAAGTGGCCAGCGTGCTGGAGATCACCCGCTTTCCGGCCCACCGCCTGCAGCTTGAGGTCACGGAGTCGTATGTGCTGGAAAATCCGGAGCGTGCCCGCATGGCGATTGCCAATCTTAAAGCGCTGGGCACCGCGGTGGCGCTGGACGACTTTGGCACCGGCTATTCCAGCATTGGCTATTTACGGCGCTTTAACTTCGACACCATCAAGATCGATAAATCCCTGGCCGGGCTGGTGGACAACGATGAACAGGCGGCCGCGCTGGTGAGCGGCACGGTGCGGATTGCCAACGCGCTTGGGATGTCGGTGGTTGCAGAAGGGGTGGAGAACGAGAAGCAAATGAAACTGCTGCGGCTGGCTGGCTGCGATCAACTGCAGGGTTTTTGGTTCAGCCAGCCGATGCCGATAGAGTCAATCAGAGCGTTACGGAAGGTCAAACGCTGCTGA